Proteins encoded by one window of Gambusia affinis linkage group LG17, SWU_Gaff_1.0, whole genome shotgun sequence:
- the sptan1 gene encoding spectrin alpha chain, non-erythrocytic 1 isoform X3, producing MDTVGVKVLETAEDIQERRQQVLDRYRRFKELSMVRRQKLEDSYRFQFFRRDADELEKWIQEKLQIASDENYKDPSNLQGKLQKHQAFEAEVQANAAAIIELDKTGNLMITEGHFAAETIRSRLEELHRLWDLLLQKTKEKGMRLLQAQKLLQYLRECEDALDWISDKEAIVTSEELGQDLEHVELLQKKFEEFQTDLAAHEERVNEVNQLAGKLIQEAHPENELIVRKQEEVNAAWQRLKGLALQRQTRLFGSAEVQRFNRDVDETISWIKEKEQLMASDDFGRDLASVQALLRKQEGLERDLAALKDKVNTLGGDAERLQQTHPQNASQIHLKKDELITNWEQIQTLAAERHARLNDSYHLQRFTADFRDLTSWVTEMKALINADELANDVAGAEALLDRHQEHKGEIDAHEDSFRATDEAGQALLTAGHYASEEVKEKLGILAQEKESLLELWEVRRQQYEQCMDLQLFYRDTEQVDNWMSKQEAFLLNEDLGDSLDSVEALLKKHEDFEKSLSAQEEKITALDEFATKLIQNSHYAKEDVATRRDALLNRRNALHERAQARRAALEDSFHLQQFFRDSDELKSWINEKMKTATDESYKDPSNLQGKVQKHQAFEAELSANQSRIDALQKSGQELLDRKHYASAEVTARMEDVSAQWKKLLEATELKGIKLREANQQQQFNRNVEDIELWLYEVEGHLASDDYGKDLTSVQNLQKKHALLEADVAAHQDRIDGITIQARQFQEAGHFDADNIQKKQEALVVRYEALREPMAARKQKLSDSLRLQQLFRDVEDEETWIREKEPIASSTNRGKDLIGVQNLLKKHQALQAEITGHEPRIKAVTQKGETMVEEGHFAGEEVKAKLGELHGRWDTLKGKAGQRRQDLEDSLQAQQYFADANEAESWMREKEPIVGSPDYGKDEDSAEALLKKHEALMSDLTAYGSSIQALKEQAQSCRQQVAPTDDETGKELVLALYDYQEKSPREVTMKKGDILTLLNSTNKDWWKVEVNDRQGFVPAAYVKKLDPTQSSSRENLLDEHGSIAARQEQIENQLVTKEPCSVSVRMKQVEELYGTLLELGEKRKDMLEKSCKKFMLFRESNELQQWIHEKESALTNEEVGSDLEQVEVLQKKFDDFQKDLKANESRLRDINKVASELESEGLMAEEAPTLQAQQQELLGSALGKDESDSKTASPWKELNNRWRSLQQLAEDRSNMLGSAHEVQRFHRDADETKEWIEEKNQALNTDNYGHDLASVQALQRKHEGFERDLAALGDKVKSLGEMAERLIQSHPEAVDDIQEKCTELNTAWSSLVGRADQRKEKLGNSHDLQRFLSDFRDLMSWINGIRGLVSSEELAKDVTGAEALLERHQEHRTEIDARAGTFQAFEQFGQQLLARGHYASPDIQQKLKALDQERADLEKAWVQRRMMLDQCLELQLFNRDCEQAENWMAAREAFLASDDKGDSLDSVEALIKKHEDFDKAINVQEEKIAALQSFADQLIGADHYAKPEIYNRRNEVLDRWRRLKAQMIEKRSKLGESQTLQQFSRDVDEIEAWISEKLQTATDESYKDPTNIQLSKLLSKHQKHQAFEAELHANADRIKGVIDTGNALIQRGACAGSEDAVKARLNALDEQWQFLVNKSAEKSQKLKEANKQQNFNTGIKDFDFWLSEVEALLASEDYGKDLASVNNLLKKHQLLEADISAHEDRLKDLNGQADSLMASNAFDTSQVKDKRDAVNGRFAKIKSMAAGRRAKLNESHRLHQFFRDLDDEESWIKEKKLLVGSEDYGRDLTGVQNLRKKHKRLEAELAAHEPAIQSVLDTGKKLSDDNTIGQEEIQQRLAQFVDHWKELKDLSGARGKRLEESLEYQQFVANVEEEEAWINEKLNLVGSEDYGDTLAAVQGLLKKHEAFETDFTVHRDRVSDVCANGEELIKKNNHHVDNISAKMAALRGKVSELERAAAQRKAKLDENSAFLQFNWKADVVESWIGEKENSLKTDDYGRDLSSVQTLLTKQETFDAGLQAFQQEGITNITALKDQLLAAQHVQSKAIEARHAALIKRWNQLLSNSAARKKKLLEAQEHFRKVEDLFLTFAKKASAFNSWFENAEEDLTDPVRCNSLEEIRALREAHEAFRSSLSSAQTDFNQLAELDQQIKSYQVASNPYTWFTMEALEETWRNLQKIIKERELELQKEQRRQEENDKLRQEFAQHANAFHQWLQETRTYLLDGSCMVEESGTLESQLEATKRKHQEIRAMRSQLKKIEDLGAAMEEALILDNKYTEHSTVGLAQQWDQLDQLGMRMQHNLEQQIQARNTTGVTEEALKEFSMMFKHFDKEKSGRLNHQEFKSCLRSLGYDLPMVEEGEPDPEFEAILDTVDPNRDGNVSLQEYMAFMISRETENVKSSEEIESAFRALSAENKPYVTKEELYQNLTKEQADYCLSHMKPYLDSKGRELPSAFDFVEFTRSLFVN from the exons ATGGACACAGTCGGAGTCAAAGTGCTGGAAACGGCCGAAGACATCCAGGAGCGCCGGCAGCAGGTTCTGGACCGGTACCGGCGCTTCAAGGAGCTGTCCATGGTCCGGCGCCAGAAGCTGGAGGATTCGTACCGGTTCCAGTTCTTCCGCCGGGACGCTGACGAGTTGGAGAAATGGATCCAGGAGAAGCTGCAGATCGCCTCCGACGAGAACTACAAGGACCCGTCCAACCTGCAG GGGAAGCTGCAGAAGCACCAGGCGTTCGAGGCCGAGGTCCAGGCCAACGCGGCGGCCATCATCGAACTGGACAAGACGGGGAACCTGATGATCACCGAGGGACACTTCGCCGCCGAGACCATCCGG AGCCgcctggaggagctgcaccgCCTGTGggacctgctgctgcagaagaCCAAGGAGAAGGGCATGCGGCTGCTGCAGGCCCAGAAACTGCTGCAGTACCTGCGGGAGTGTGAAGACGCTCTGGACTGGATCAGCGACAAg GAGGCCATCGTGACCTCTGAGGAGCTGGGTCAGGACCTGGAGCACGTGGAGCTCCTGCAGAAGAAGTTTGAGGAGTTCCAGACGGACCTGGCGGCTCATGAGGAGCGCGTGAACGAGGTGAACCAGCTGGCTGGGAAGCTGATCCAGGAGGCGCACCCAGAGAACGAGCTGATCGTCAGGAAGCAGGAGGAGGTGAACGCGGCCTGGCAGCGCCTGAAGGGCCTGGCCCTGCAGAGGCAGACCCGGCTGTTCGGCTCGGCCGAGGTGCAGCGCTTCAACAG GGATGTGGATGAGACCATCAGCTGGATCAAGGAGAAGGAGCAGCTGATGGCGTCCGATGACTTTGGGCGGGACTTGGCCAGCGTTCAGGCTCTGCTGAGGAAACAAGAGGGTCTGGAGCGAGACCTGGCCGCTCTGAAGGACAAG GTGAACACTCTGGGTGGGGACGCCGAGCGCCTGCAGCAGACCCATCCTCAGAACGCTTCCCAGATCCACCTGAAGAAAGATGAACTCATCACCAACTGGGAGCAGATCCAGACGCTGGCTGCTGAGCGCCACGCCCGCCTCAACGACTCCTACCA TCTGCAGCGTTTCACCGCTGACTTCAGGGATCTGACCAGCTGGGTGACAGAGATGAAGGCTCTGATCAACGCCGACGAGCTGGCCAACGACGTGGCCGGAGCCGAGGCGCTGCTGGACCGGCACCAGGAGCACAAG GGGGAAATTGATGCCCACGAGGACAGCTTCAGGGCCACAGATGAAGCTGGTCAGGCCCTGCTCACTGCAGGACACTACGCCTCCGAGGAGGTCAAGGAGAAG ctggGGATCCTGGCCCAAGAGAAGGAGTCCCTCCTGGAGCTGTGGGAGGTCCGCCGGCAGCAGTACGAACAGTGCATGGACTTGCAGCTGTTCTACAGGGACACGGAGCAGGTGGACAACTGGATGAGCAAGCAGGAG GCTTTCCTTCTGAACGAAGACCTGGGAGACTCCCTGGACAGCGTGGAAGCTCTGCTGAAGAAACACGAGGACTTTGAGAAATCTCTTAGCGCTCAGGAGGAGAAGATCACG GCCCTGGATGAATTTGCCACCAAGCTGATCCAGAACAGCCACTATGCTAAGGAGGATGTGGCAACGCGCAGAGACGCT CTCCTCAACCGCAGGAACGCCCTGCATGAGCGCGCTCAAGCCCGCCGGGCCGCCCTGGAGGACTCCTTCCACCTGCAGCAGTTCTTCAGGGATTCTGATGAGCTGAAGAGTTGGATCAACGAGAAAATGAAGACTGCTACAGATGAGTCCTACAAg GACCCGTCCAACCTGCAGGGGAAGGTGCAGAAACACCAGGCCTTCGAGGCCGagctgtcagccaatcagagccgcATCGACGCCCTGCAGAAGTCTGGCCAGGAGCTGCTGGACAGGAAGCACTACGCCTCCGCTGAGGTCACCGCCCGCATGGAAGATGTTAGCGCGCAGTGGAAGAAGCTGCTGGAGGCCACAGAGCTCAAAG GTATCAAGCTGCGGGAGgccaaccagcagcagcagttcaaCAGGAACGTGGAGGACATTGAGCTCTGGCTCTATGAGGTCGAAGGTCACTTGGCCTCTGACGACTACGGGAAAGACTTGACGAGCGTCCAGAACCTGCAGAAGAAGCATGCCCTGCTGGAGGCCGACGTGGCCGCTCACCAG GATCGGATCGACGGGATCACCATCCAGGCTCGGCAGTTCCAGGAGGCCGGCCACTTTGACGCAGACAACATCCAGAAGAAGCAGGAGGCTCTGGTGGTTCGCTATGAAGCTCTACGGGAGCCGATGGCGGCTCGCAAGCAGAAGCTGTCTGACTCGCTGCGCCTGCAGCAGCTCTTCAGGGACGTGGAGGACGAGGAGACCTGGATCAGGGAGAAGGAGCCCATCGCTTCGTCCACCAACAGAG GTAAAGACCTTATTGGAGTCCAGAACCTGCTGAAGAAGCACCAGGCTCTGCAGGCTGAGATCACAGGTCATGAGCCTCGGATCAAAGCCGTGACCCAGAAAGGAGAGACCATGGTGGAAGAAG GTCACTTTGCCGGGGAGGAGGTGAAGGCCAAGCTGGGGGAGTTGCATGGACGTTGGGACACCCTGAAGGGCAAGGCGGGCCAGAGGAGGCAGGACCTGGAGGACTCCCTGCAGGCCCAGCAGTACTTTGCCGACGCCAACGAGGCCGAGTCCTGGATGAGGGAGAAGGAGCCCATCGTCGGTAGCCCGGACTACGGGAAGGATGAGGATTCAGCTGAG GCACTGCTGAAGAAGCACGAGGCCCTGATGTCAGACCTGACGGCGTACGGCAGCAGCATCCAGGCTCTGAAGGAGCAGGCCCAGTCCTGCAGG caacaagtggCTCCGACTGATGACGAGACTGGGAAGGAGCTGGTTCTGGCTCTGTACGACTATCAGGAGAAAAGTCCGCGCGAAGTGACTATGAAGAAGGGGGACATTCTGACCCTGCTCAACAGCACCAACAAG GACTGGTGGAAGGTGGAGGTGAACGACCGGCAGGGCTTCGTTCCGGCCGCCTATGTGAAGAAGTTGGACCCGACTCAGTCGTCCTCCAGGGAGAACCTGCTGGACGAGCATGGCAGCATCGCAGCTCGACAGGAACAGATTGAGAACCA GCTGGTCACCAAGGAGCCCTGCAGCGTGTCTGTGCGCATGAAGCAGGTGGAAGAGCT GTACGGCACGCTGCTGGAGCTGGGGGAGAAGAGGAAGGACATGCTGGAGAAGAGCTGCAAGAAGTTCATGCTGTTCCGCGAATCCAACGAGCTCCAGCAGTGGATCCACGAGAAGGAGAGCGCCCTGACCAACGAGGAGGTCGGCTCGGACCTGGAGCAGGTCGAGGTTCTGCAGAAGAAGTTCGACGACTTCCAGAAG GACCTGAAGGCCAACGAGTCCCGGCTGAGGGACATCAACAAGGTGGCGTCGGAGCTGGAGTCTGAAGGCCTGATGGCGGAGGAGGCTCCCACGCTCCAGGCCCAG caaCAGGAGCTGCTGGGATCCGCTCTGGGAAAG GACGAGTCCGACTCCAAGACGGCTTCGCCCTGGAAG GAGCTGAACAACCGCTGGCGCTCGCTGCAGCAGCTGGCCGAGGACCGCAGCAACATGCTGGGCAGCGCCCACGAGGTGCAGCGCTTCCACAG GGACGCCGACGAAACCAAGGAGTGGATCGAGGAGAAGAACCAGGCGCTGAACACGGACAACTACGGCCACGACCTGGCCAGCGTCCAGGCGCTGCAGCGCAAACACGAAGGCTTCGAGAGAGACCTGGCGGCGCTGGGCGATAAG GTGAAGTCTCTGGGCGAGATGGCGGAGCGTCTGATCCAGTCGCACCCGGAGGCTGTGGACGACATCCAGGAGAAATGCACGGAGCTGAACACGGCGTGGAGCAGCCTGGTGGGCCGCGCCGACCAGCGCAAGGAGAAGCTGGGCAACTCCCACGACCTGCAGCGCTTCCTGTCCGACTTCAG GGATCTGATGTCGTGGATCAACGGGATCCGGGGCCTGGTGTCGTCCGAGGAGCTGGCTAAAGACGTGACGGGCGCCGAGGCGCTGCTGGAGCGCCACCAG GAGCACCGGACGGAGATCGACGCGCGGGCCGGGACCTTCCAGGCCTTCGAGCAGTTCGGCCAGCAGCTGCTGGCGCGCGGCCACTACGCCAGCCCCGACATCCAGCAGAAGCTGAAGGCTCTGGACCAGGAGCGCGCCGACCTGGAGAAGGCCTGGGTTCAGCGCCGCATGATGCTGGACCAGTGCCTGGAGCTGCAG CTCTTCAACCGGGACTGTGAGCAGGCCGAGAACTGGATGGCGGCGCGGGAAGCCTTCCTGGCCAGCGACGACAAGGGCGACTCGCTGGACAGCGTGGAGGCGCTCATCAAGAAGCACGAGGACTTCGACAAGGCCATCAACGTCCAG gaggagaagatCGCCGCCCTGCAGTCCTTTGCCGACCAGCTGATCGGAGCCGATCATTACGCCAAGCCAGAGATCTACAACCGCCGCAACGAGGTTCTGGACAG GTGGCGCCGGCTGAAGGCCCAGATGATCGAGAAGCGCTCCAAGCTGGGCGAGTCCCAGACGCTGCAGCAGTTCAGTCGGGACGTGGACGAGATCGAGGCCTGGATCAGCGAGAAGCTGCAGACCGCCACCGACGAGTCCTACAAGGATCCCACCAACATCcag CTGTCCAAGCTGCTG AGCAAACATCAGAAGCACCAGGCGTTTGAGGCGGAGCTGCACGCCAACGCCGACCGGATCAAAGGAGTCATCGACACGGGGAACGCCCTGATCCAGAGGGGAGCCTGCGCCGGCAGCGAGGACGCCGTCAAG GCGCGGCTCAACGCTCTGGACGAGCAGTGGCAGTTCCTGGTCAACAAATCGGCAGAGAAGAGTCAGAAGCTGAAGGAGGCCAACAAGCAGCAGAACTTCAACACCGGCATCAAGGACTTTGACTTCTGGCTGTCTGAG GTCGAAGCTCTTCTGGCCTCCGAGGATTACGGCAAAGACCTGGCTTCGGTCAACAACCTGCTGAAGAAGCACCAGCTGCTGGAGGCCGACATCTCTGCTCACGAG GACCGTCTGAAGGACCTGAACGGCCAGGCCGACAGCCTGATGGCCAGCAACGCCTTCGACACGTCGCAGGTCAAGGACAAGCGCGACGCCGTCAACGGCCGCTTCGCCAAGATCAAGAGCATGGCCGCCGGCCGCCGCGCCAAGCTCAACGAGTCGCACCGCCTGCACCAGTTCTTCCGGGACCTGGACGACGAGGAGTCCTGGATCAA GGAGAAGAAGCTGTTGGTCGGATCGGAGGATTACGGACGTGATTTGACGGGAGTTCAGAACCTGAGGAAGAAGCATAAGAGGCTGGAAGCCGAACTGGCAGCGCATGAGCCGGCTATCCAG TCTGTGCTGGACACCGGGAAGAAGCTGTCTGACGACAACACCATCGGTCAGGAGGAGATCCAGCAGAGGCTGGCCCAGTTCGTGGACCACTGGAAGGAGCTGAAGGATTTATCTGGAgccag AGGGAAGAGGCTGGAAGAGTCGCTGGAATACCAGCAGTTTGTGGCGAacgtggaggaggaggaagcttGGATCAACGAGAAGTTGAACCTGGTTGGGAGCGAGGATTACGGAGACACGCTGGCGGCGGTGCAG GGCCTGCTGAAGAAACACGAAGCGTTTGAGACGGACTTCACGGTCCACCGGGATCGGGTCAGCGACGTCTGCGCCAACGGAGAGGAGCTCATCAAGAAG AACAACCACCATGTGGACAACATCAGcgccaagatggccgccctgagAGGGAAGGTGTCGGAGCTGGAGCGGGCGGCGGCCCAGAGGAAGGCCAAGCTGGACGAGAACTCGGCCTTCCTGCAGTTCAACTGGAAGGCCGACGTGGTGGAGTCCTGGATCG GTGAGAAGGAGAACAGCCTGAAGACGGACGACTACGGCAGAGACCTGTCCTCGGTCCAGACGCTGCTCACCAAACAG GAGACGTTTGACGCCGGCCTGCAGGCCTTCCAGCAGGAAGGAATCACCAACATCACGGCGCTGAAGGACCAGCTGCTGGCCGCCCAGCACGTCCAGTCCAAGGCCATCGAGGCGCGGCACGCCGCCCTCATCAAGCGCTGGAACCAGCTGCTGTCCAACTCGGCGGCGCGGAAGAAGAAGCTGCTGGAGGCGCAGGAACATTTCCGCAAGGTGGAGGATCTCTTCCTGACCTTCGCCAAGAAGGCCTCGGCCTTCAACAGCTGGTTCGAGAACGCCGAGGAGGACCTGACCGACCCGGTCCGCTGCAACTCCCTGGAGGAGATCCGGGCGCTGCGCGAGGCCCACGAGGCGTTCCGCTCGTCGCTGAGCTCGGCCCAAACCGACTTCAACCAGCTGGCCGAGCTGGACCAGCAGATCAAGAGCTACCAGGTGGCGTCCAACCCCTACACCTGGTTCACCATGGAGGCCCTGGAGGAGACCTGGAGGAACCTGCAGAAGATCATCAAG GAGAGAGAGCTGGAGCTGCAGAAGGAGCAGAGGAGGCAGGAGGAGAACGACAAGCTGCGGCAGGAGTTCGCTCAGCACGCCAACGCCTTCCACCAGTGGCTGCAGGAGACCAG GACGTATCTTCTGGACGG GTCCTGCATGGTGGAAGAGTCTGGAACCCTGGAGTCTCAGCTGGAGGCCACCAAG CGGAAGCACCAGGAGATCCGGGCGATGCGCAGCCAGCTGAAGAAGATCGAGGATCTGGGGGCGGCCATGGAGGAAGCTCTGATCCTGGACAACAAATACACGGAGCACAGCACCGTGGGGCTGGCCCAGCAGTGGGACCAACTGGACCAGCTGGGCATGAGGATGCAGCACAACCTGGAGCAGCAGATCCAGGCCCG AAACACGACCGGCGTGACGGAGGAGGCGCTGAAGGAGTTCAGCATGATGTTCAA GCACTTCGACAAGGAGAAGTCGGGCCGCCTGAACCACCAGGAGTTCAAGTCGTGTCTGCGCTCGCTGGGCTACGACCTTCCCATGGTGGAGGAAGGAGAACCCGACCCGGAGTTTGAGGCCATCCTGGACACGGTGGACCCCAACCG GGACGGGAACGTGTCGCTGCAGGAGTACATGGCCTTCATGATCAGCCGGGAGACGGAGAACGTCAAGTCGAGCGAGGAGATCGAGAGCGCCTTCCGGGCGCTGAGCGCCGAGAACAAACCCTACGTCACCAAGGAGGAGCTGTACCAG AACCTGACCAAGGAGCAGGCCGACTACTGCCTCTCGCACATGAAGCCGTACCTGGACAGCAAGGGCCGCGAGCTGCCGTCGGCGTTTGACTTCGTGGAGTTCACGCGCTCGCTGTTCGTCAACTGA